The sequence below is a genomic window from Brevibacillus agri.
TTTCAGTGCGCCTTTAAGGCGCTTGCTTGTAACATGCCCTTATAGGGCTAATGGAAGCCACCGGCTAAGCCGGTGGTTATGACTACGGTCAAAATCGGCAGGACATGCGGGTACTCCGCCTGGAATGCGGCGAGATAAGGGGGGGAGAAAGTAGGTGGCAGGCGTGTAGCTCACTCCGATTTTCAGCGTGCCTCTGCCGCCGTGACGAAACTCCTCCATGATCTGCCCGGCTTCTGTCAGCAAGGTGGACACTCTTCTGGCATACGGCAACAAAGCATTCCCCGCTTCGGTCAGCCGAAAATGCCGCGGCTGCTTGTAGAACAGCTCCACACCGAGGGCGGTTTCCAGCTTTTTAAGGTGAAACCTGACGGTTGGCTGCTTGATCCCCAGCGCCTCGGCAGCTTCCGTCAACGACTTGCACTGGGCGGCTACAGCGAACACACGCAATTGCTGAATATTCACCGGATCGCTCCCTTCCGCCCTCAGTATAGATATTCTCTATGGATCTATCAATAAACATAGACTC
It includes:
- a CDS encoding LysR family transcriptional regulator; this translates as MNIQQLRVFAVAAQCKSLTEAAEALGIKQPTVRFHLKKLETALGVELFYKQPRHFRLTEAGNALLPYARRVSTLLTEAGQIMEEFRHGGRGTLKIGVSYTPATYFLPPLSRRIPGGVPACPADFDRSHNHRLSRWLPLAL